A stretch of DNA from Bactrocera neohumeralis isolate Rockhampton chromosome 6, APGP_CSIRO_Bneo_wtdbg2-racon-allhic-juicebox.fasta_v2, whole genome shotgun sequence:
CAAGGGTCTAGTACTACCATCCATCTACGAAATCTTCCCACAATATTTCCTCAACAGCAAACTCATATATCAAGCTGAGAAATTCGATTACAACACCTGGAGCAAATACAGTCAATACGAGAAGGAATTGCTCGACGTCTACCACAAGACCAACCGCTACTACAACCAGGGTTATTTCTATATAAAGGACTTCAAGACATACCAATGGTGGAGACTTATGGGTTTGGACGAGCAGTGGTACGCAGCCGAGAAGAGCTGGTACGCAGCCGAGAAGAGCTTCCCTCTACGTGAAAAcacttacgaaattgtttctgATGATAAATATGTGTCCTTCATGAATAATATCGACATGTTCTGGCATCCGGTTGATTACACACGTGACATTGACTACTACAACGAACACTCTGTATTGTCATACTTCACTGAAGATTTAGGTTGGAACTCTTATTGGTACTACTTGAACATGGATTACGCGTTCTTCTTGGATGGCGAAACTTTCGGTTTGAATAAGGATCGTCGTGGTGAATTGTGGTTGTACAATGTTGACCAAATTCTGAGCCGTTACTATATGGAACGTTTGTCTCATGGTTTCGGTGAAATTGACGATTTCTCCTGGAATCACGCTTACGAATACGGATATGATTCCGAATTGATTTCCTATAACGGTGTTGGTTTCAGCACTCGCAGCAACTACTTCGAACGTAGATCTTATGGCAAATACGACATGTTGAACCAAATTCAAAGCGCCTTCAAGCGTATTTACGATATCATCGATTATGGATACTATACCACCGCTGATGGACACAAGATCGATATGCGTAAACCCGAATCTATTGAGCTCATCGGAAGTTACACTCAATCAAATATCGATACTTTCGATAAATTCTTCTTCAGCTATTGGAATATGTTGAGTCATATGTACCTCGCTGATGTAGACTACAACGACTTTGAGGTATATCCAAATGTTTTCCTCAACTTCGAAACCATGTTGCGTGATCCAATGTGGTACAGCTTCTACAAGAAAATCACCGATGTCTTCTATCGTTTCAAATACCACTTCACACCATACACACAAGAAGAACTCGTTGCTCACGGAATTCAAGTCAAGGATGTCAGCGTTAGTGAATTGGTCACCTACTTCGATTTGGTTGATATTGATGTTACCAACTTGTTAAACGACAAAATGGTCTTCGATGATGGTAAATTCGTATGGGACAAATCATTATACGCTCGTCAAATGCGTCTCAATCACAAGCCATTCCACTATGATGTCACTGTCGACTCTGACAAGGCACAGAAGGTTGTTCTTCGCACATTCTACGGTCCTAAATACGACGAATATGGACGTATTATTTCGCTGAACGATAATCGcatgaatttcattgaattgGATGAATTCGTCTATGAATTGGCCGCTGGCGAGAATGTCATCAAACGTTCATCTGAGGAATTCTACTGGACTGTTAAGGATCGCACCACCTACACTGAATTGTATCACTATGTGATGGCTGCCTTCGACGGCAAATACGAATATCCCGTGGAAATTAGCGAATCACACCGTGGATTCCCAGATCGTCTGCTCCTACCTAAGGGTTGGGAGAGTGGTCTACCGGTACAGTTCGTATTTTACATTACTCCATATGTTGGCTCTATCGAACAACCCTCAAACATTGATGTCACCTACCTTTCTGACATTGGCACGGGATTACGTTACGTTGATAACAAGCCATTCGGCTATCCATTCGATCGTCCCATTGATTTATCTCAATTCTTTGTGCCCAACATTTACTTCAAGGATGTGAGCATCTACCACAATGACACACTGAAGCAATACTACGAGAACTACAAGAACTACGGCCACTTCGACTACAACTTTTACAACGAATACTACACCAAATACTTCAACTAAATCGAGCTGGCTGTGGAATAGAGATATATGAGTATCATCATGCTTTTTTAGTTAATTGTTAGTCAAGCAaacataaatgtaataaaaattaatgcaatcaaTTGCTACGGCGAttaaagtataaataatatCTTTCCATTATGGTAATTGAAGCGAAAACCAACAGGACGGCGACAGAAGTCAGATCCCACTACTATTGGTACTTTTTTTAGTTGCGCAAATCACTCAGAAGGCACCGGGTAGCCTTTCCACCTAAAGCCTAATATCTGGGTAGTAGTATGTGCTGAGtgattttttctcttaagaatgCAGATGCCTTATTTTATGGGGAAAAAGAACAAATAGATAAAGAAGTTCGGGTACGGGAAGTTATACTTTACTTCACGGTGTCAAACAAGCTATACTATAAAAAAGGACGAATTTTAGTAGATTCGGATATAACTGTTTGATAGAAAGTGGATGTGAAACTTTCATGTGCGAAATCGGACCATAACTTCTCAAGCCTTTAGTGCCTATCAACTGAAATGTCAATCGCAATATACCTTTAAGgaaattcagaaaatattatattcaggtaataaTGTACGATTGTgtccagtggcgtagctacaacttcgggcgcccggggccaaggatgttctgccgcccccctttatctacctacaagtttcatgaggtggttcgaacagaagtgaatttttacaaaatatcttcgatattaagtatataaaatttaggaactagaagccaagcaaattctgaagttccgaaattctcacaatacggtttttgaggaaattgatagtaaatttacaagacatcttattaaaagacatagaaaaaacccattttcgccctatattttgtacacttttgacacaatttccagaaatttttgcccgaattggagtttttaaatatcatttttgaaaattttgagaaataaaagtatttgttacattcaaagcatagggtaactgtgagagtgacacgtcgctagacaaagctaaaaaagtgcatctttaaattttatcactatttttaagaaagatgtaagccaaaagatataagacaaattcaaagactgaagagtattcgagtaaaaattaatatttttcattgttattcagattatttcattgtgagtgtacaactctttatcttttttaataaattttgtaaaaaaatttgttgaagtttttttctgatattaaaaaacagcgaagatcgttttgccgccccccaagacgttgcgcccggggcgacggccccttTCTCcgccccccctagctacgccactgattgTGTCAGTTTAAATATTAAGCCAACAcctgaaatatgtacatatactgagATACCTTTGCATATTGTGAGAGTATAACACATTCGATCAGAATCCAATCTAGTCCTTTTTATTTGGTTACAATTTATTTGTGATATGCTTAAGCCACTTTAGAGATCGCAAAAGTACTTGATGCTGTGATGTGTCCGAGACAATATAGCCCATTTAACTGTCGTAAGGATTTCTGCTTAATTTTTGAGcaattttcgcaaattttattAGGACTACCCCACCAAGAAAGTCACTTTATTCGGTGAATCGATGCAATCGAAAGAAATGCCTAGACCGACATTATAAAATGAAAGTAACTAAATATCTGAtgtgatatatatacatactcgtataagaTAAGTTAAGTTTATATGGAAGGCTTATTAGGAAAGcgggttaaaaattaattaataattttataattctttcaTAAAGGCTAGTAAGGAGAATTCCCTTTTTTAGACGGCTTTAGTGATCCATATCTCGCGTTGTATTTGCGCTTGGGAAACGCTAGATTCTCAGGCGATTTTGTGATTACTTGACTCCGTATTTTTTGAGTATGCGTCAAAAATAGACACCAGCAAAGGGATATTACGTCATTTTTCACAGTTCCTTCGATAAAGTTGAAAACACAAGCGAAGCTAAGTGTTTAGTGGGATTAGCAGGAAATCGTCTGCTATGAACTGCTCCCCTTCGGCCAAACTTTTTATTCGACCTTTACTGTCAATAATAGACTGTGTAAAAGAAGCAATCGCCCGGAAGCTTTGACCAAAAGgaggaattgtgttccatcaCGATAATGACGGGTCATACGCATCGATAGTGAATCGCCAGAAGCTCTGACAGCTTGATTCGGAAGTTTTTATGCACTCCATCTTCCTGTCTGTCACAAATACTATTATTAAAAGGAAAAAGTTCGTTTCAAGAGAAGTTTGTGAAAATCGACTGTCAGAGCTTTTTGCCAAAAGGGAAGAGGGTTTCTATGAAAATGGCATaatgcaataacttcaaaataacaacaacttagCGATCAAAAAGGTGCATGTTTGAAATTATGCATATTAAATTATGGGCTATGCTTAAAAAGTGAAATcttcaatttaatgcaaaaaataaggtatttaattttaatttatcttaTATAATGTATGTGCTTATTTTTATTGGCGTATTAAAGACACGTTTTcgaatttactttaatttttctcttttcgtaatcatatatgtacatacatatatgtacacatgaaTCTTTTTTACGGACCTTTTACCATAGTAACAAAACGTTACACGAACAGGTGCTTAAAATCGGAACTTGTGcaaacaataattttgttggctttttttttaataaaccaacAAGTGAGTTAAGCTCCAGTTCGAGTTGCCCGCCTTACTGATAACA
This window harbors:
- the LOC126761502 gene encoding larval serum protein 1 beta chain-like — encoded protein: MKLTIVLLALVGLVAAASVSSIKKAPVADHVFLEKQKFLFEIVYRVEDPLMFEEYIKLGNTLVYDKALYTHFDQYMEKFYESYKMGALLPRGEFFGALVKTHHKQAYGLFNFFYYAKDWETFQANVAWARVHVNEGMFIYALTLAVIHRDDFKGLVLPSIYEIFPQYFLNSKLIYQAEKFDYNTWSKYSQYEKELLDVYHKTNRYYNQGYFYIKDFKTYQWWRLMGLDEQWYAAEKSWYAAEKSFPLRENTYEIVSDDKYVSFMNNIDMFWHPVDYTRDIDYYNEHSVLSYFTEDLGWNSYWYYLNMDYAFFLDGETFGLNKDRRGELWLYNVDQILSRYYMERLSHGFGEIDDFSWNHAYEYGYDSELISYNGVGFSTRSNYFERRSYGKYDMLNQIQSAFKRIYDIIDYGYYTTADGHKIDMRKPESIELIGSYTQSNIDTFDKFFFSYWNMLSHMYLADVDYNDFEVYPNVFLNFETMLRDPMWYSFYKKITDVFYRFKYHFTPYTQEELVAHGIQVKDVSVSELVTYFDLVDIDVTNLLNDKMVFDDGKFVWDKSLYARQMRLNHKPFHYDVTVDSDKAQKVVLRTFYGPKYDEYGRIISLNDNRMNFIELDEFVYELAAGENVIKRSSEEFYWTVKDRTTYTELYHYVMAAFDGKYEYPVEISESHRGFPDRLLLPKGWESGLPVQFVFYITPYVGSIEQPSNIDVTYLSDIGTGLRYVDNKPFGYPFDRPIDLSQFFVPNIYFKDVSIYHNDTLKQYYENYKNYGHFDYNFYNEYYTKYFN